From bacterium, the proteins below share one genomic window:
- a CDS encoding HD domain-containing protein: MSRLAEGDTLATAPRRDALLALLAERLPYGLLLLDADGRVLEANARFCELCDCPPERLRELAALRELPVLSQLGLAAAVARMQRSGADFTLDQSPGVAFAGSPRFLRFSGRCLREGGALAGYAVIVEDMTALGDPSGRLKSSLGQLRRVMVGAVEAMSTMVERRDPFVAGHQRRVAQLAMALGAELGMDAFQLEGLRIMALLHDIGKVAVPAEILCKPARLSPAERAIVRRTPQTAQRILKRVEFPWPVAEAIGQHQERLDGSGYPAGLQGEEILREARILAVADTVEAMLTHRPYRSAHPLPAVLAEIEGQRGRQLDGEVVDACLILFREKGFAFEAI; the protein is encoded by the coding sequence ATGTCCAGGCTAGCCGAGGGCGACACGCTGGCGACGGCCCCGCGCAGGGACGCGCTGCTCGCCCTGCTCGCCGAGCGCCTGCCCTACGGGCTGCTGCTGCTGGACGCGGACGGGCGCGTGCTCGAGGCGAACGCGCGCTTCTGCGAGCTCTGCGACTGCCCGCCCGAGCGCCTGCGCGAGCTCGCCGCGCTGCGCGAGCTGCCCGTGCTCTCCCAGCTCGGTCTCGCCGCCGCGGTCGCGCGCATGCAGCGCTCCGGCGCCGACTTCACCCTGGACCAGTCGCCGGGCGTCGCCTTCGCGGGCAGCCCGCGTTTCCTGCGCTTCAGCGGCCGCTGCCTGCGCGAGGGCGGCGCGCTCGCCGGCTACGCGGTGATCGTCGAGGACATGACGGCCCTCGGCGATCCGAGCGGGCGCCTCAAGTCCAGCCTCGGCCAGCTCCGCCGCGTGATGGTGGGCGCCGTCGAAGCGATGTCGACGATGGTCGAGCGCCGCGACCCCTTCGTGGCCGGCCACCAGCGCCGCGTCGCCCAGCTCGCGATGGCGCTCGGCGCCGAGCTGGGCATGGACGCCTTCCAACTCGAGGGGCTGCGCATCATGGCGCTGCTCCACGACATCGGGAAGGTGGCCGTGCCCGCCGAGATCCTCTGCAAGCCCGCGCGCCTCAGTCCTGCCGAGCGCGCGATCGTGCGGCGCACCCCGCAGACGGCGCAGCGCATCCTCAAGCGCGTCGAGTTCCCCTGGCCCGTGGCCGAGGCGATCGGCCAGCACCAGGAGCGCCTCGACGGCAGCGGCTACCCGGCCGGCCTGCAGGGCGAGGAGATCCTGCGCGAGGCGCGCATCCTCGCCGTTGCGGACACCGTGGAGGCGATGCTCACGCACCGGCCGTACCGGTCCGCGCACCCGCTGCCCGCCGTGCTCGCCGAGATCGAAGGCCAGCGGGGCCGCCAGCTCGATGGCGAGGTGGTCGACGCCTGCCTGATTCTCTTCCGCGAGAAGGGTTTTGCGTTCGAGGCGATCTAG